The genomic interval GCCCGCGAGGTCGCGCCTGAACCAGAGCCGGGAGGCGAGCACGAACGCGGCGGCGGAGAGCACGGCCGCCGCCGTCGTGACGAGGATGACGGGCGAGAGGATCACCCCGGGATCGCTCCCGCTCAGCACCGTGAAGAGCAGCGCCGGCGTCGCGACGAAGAACGCGACGTTGTTGAGCACCCGGCGCTGCTCGCCCTCGACGACGCGGAAGAGCGCCGTCGCGTATCCGGCGCCGATGATCACGAGGATGAGCGTGAAGCCCTGCAGCACGCCCAGCACGTCAGTGCCCCCGGAAGGCCTCGGCGAGCCACCAGGCCCCGCCGTCCGAGGCGATCCGCGCGTCGACGACGAGCGGACGCCTCGGCCCCCGGTCGAGCCAGTCGGCGACCGCCTCGAGCCCGCCAGGCTCCCGGACCGTGACGCCCTCGGCGCCGAAGCCGCGGGCGATGGCCGCGATGTCGGCGCGCGGGAAGACGACGGCGCCCAGATCCGGCGCATCGGCGGGATCGCCGCCGAAGTGGTGGACCTCCGCGCCGTACGCGTCATCGTCGTAGACGACCACGAGCAGCGGCAGCTCCAGGCGGACCGCCGTCTCGAGCTCCGCCACGGCCATGAGGAATCCGCCGTCGCCCGTGCCGAGCACGGGGAGACGATCCGGTCGCGCGAGCGCCGCGCCGATGGCGGTCGCGAGCCCGAGCCCGATCGATTGGAAGGCCTGCGTGAAGCAGAAGCCGAACTCGTCGGGGACGCGCAGATAGGCCGAGGGGTAACCCATGAAGTTGCCCGAATCAACCGAGACGATGCGCTCCGTCGGCAGGATGCGGTCGAGCTCGCGGGTGAGCACGCGCGGATCGATGCGCCCGGCGTCCCCCGCCGAGCCTGTGTCGCCCGCCGAGCCTGCGTCGCCCGATGCCGGTGAGCCGAGGTCCGGGGGATCCAGCGGAAGCTGCGACCAGTGCCCCTCGCGGGCGATCCGCGCCGCGAGCTCGGGCGTGCGGCGGCCCGCCCGGGGAGCCCCGCCGCGGCGCACGAGCTCGGCGAGCACGGCCGTCGCGGTCGCGGCGGCGTCGCCGACGACGCCGAGGTCGATCGGGCGCTGCGCGCCAAGCGCGGCCGAGGAGAGGTCGATCTGCGCGACGCGGGCCTCCGGCCCGATGAGTCGGCCGTGCCGCGTCGTCCACATGTTGAGGGCGCAGCCGACGCCGAGGAGGAGATCCGCATCGCCGATGAGCTCCGCGGCGAGCGGCGAGGCGAAGCCGCCCGAGATCCCGAGCGCGAACGGATCCCCCGCGAAGAGCCCGTTCGCGACCGCCGAGGTCGCGAGCAGCGCCCCGCTCGCCTCGGCGAGCGCGCGCAGCTGGGGCCCCGCGCTCTGGGCGCCGCGCCCCGCGACGATGACCGGGCGCTCGGCCCGGGCGAGCAGCTCGGCGAGCGCCGCGACCGCGTCGTCGCCGGCGCGCGGCGGAGCCGGGGGCGACGGCACGACGAGCCTCTCGAGTGCGCGGAGCGACGCGGGCGTCGCGAGCTGGGACTGCACGTCGAGCGGCAGCTGCAGCACCACTGTGCGGCGCTCGTCCCTGGCCGTGCGGAAGGCGCGGACCGTGTCGTCGAGCGCGCTCGCCGCCGAGTGCACCCGCAGGGACTCGGCGGTCACGGCGCGGGCGAGCCCGGGCTGATCCATCGAGAAGTTCGAGGCGACGGACGCCGCCGTCGCCTCGGCCGCGAGCACGACGACCGGCGTGCGGCTCTTCGCGGCCTCCCCGATGCCGGTCGCGGCGTTCGTGAGCCCGCAGCCCTGGTGCACGGAGACGAGCGCGACGGTGCCGGACATGCGCGCGAAGGCGTCCGCCATCGTCGCGGCGCCGCCCTCGTGCCGGGTCGCGGTGAAGGGGACGCCGGCGGCGCGCAGCGCGTTGGTGACGACGAAGTTGCCCGATCCGACGACGCCGAAGCAGTGCCCGGCGCCGAGCGCGGCGAGGGCGCGGCCGACGAGCTCCGCCACGGTCGCGGGCGCCGCGGGCCGATCCCGCACCGCGGTTCCCGCGGCGGCCGACCCGCCCGCCACGGACATCGCGGTCGTCACGGACGGTCCGCCGCTCGCCCCCTGCCGCTCCTCGGACCCGCTCACTCCGTGCCGGCCTCCACGAGCGCGAACACGCGCGCGGGGCTGCCCGTCCCGCCCACGATGGGGAGCGGGGCGACGACGATCGCGGCGCCCGTCGCGGGGAGCAGCGCGAGGTTCTGGAGCGAGGTGACGCCGTACTTGTCGGCGCCGAGCAGGTGGTAGTGGACGGGGAAGGGCGGGTCGAGCTCGCCGCCGCGCCCCGCATCGATGCCCACGGTCTCGACGCCGACGCCGGAGATCTCGGGTCGGCCGGCGAGCCAGGCGGCGCACTCCGCGGTGAAGCCCGGGGTGTGGGACCCGGTCTCGTCGGCGTTGAGGAACGCCTCCTGGGAGTCCGAGAAGGCGTCCCACCCGCTGCGCACGAGGAGCCAGGTGCCCGGCTCGAACGGGCCGTGCTCCGCCTCCCATGCCTCGATGTGGGGGATGTCGAGCAGGAAGTCGGCGTCGGCCGCCGCCTCGGCGGTGCAGTCGAGCACGGCGGCGGGGCCGATGAGGCGCGCCGGCGGGATCTCGGAGACGTCGTGCCCGTCGCGGCCGCTGATCCAGTGCACGGGCGCGTCCAGGTGCGTGCCGATGTGCTCCCCGGTGTGGATGTTCGCGTGCTTCCAGAAGGGACCGGGCTCGTCGTACGCGCTCACGGTCTCGAGCGAGAAGTCGATGAGATTCGCGAAGGGCTCGGGCAGCCGGAGGGCCGGGGTCGAAGCCTGGAGACGGTTCGTCAGATCGACGACGCGGAGCGCTCCGGTGCCGATGGCGTGCAGCAGGGGCTGGATCAGGGTCATGGTCCTCAGGGTCCTCCTCGACGGGCGCCCCGGCGCGGGCGCGGACCCCTCCAGCGTAGCGCGGCGGCGCGCTCAGCCCTCCTCGGCCCGGCGGAGTCCGGCGACCAGCGCGGTCAGCCCGAATTCGAAGGTCGTCTCGGTGACGCTGCGGCCCTCGCGCTCCGCGTGCTCCCGCGCGGCGGCCTCGACCGCGGCGAGGTGCGGGGCGCGCGGCGGATCGGTCGGGCGGAGGTTGTCCGGCGGGGTCGCGGCGTCGAGCGCGGAGCCGATGACGAAGGACTCGACGGCGACGAGGGCCGGGACGACGAGGTGATCGGGGTAGCCGTCGCGTCGGAAGGCCGCGGCGATCCGTTCGTAGTCCGCCATGGACTCCGGCTCGCCGGCGACGGGGAGCGTCGCGAGCGCCGCGATGAGGCCGGGGTGCCGGCCGAGGGTATCGCGGTAGGCGCGGGCCCAGGCGAGGATCGCCTCGTGCCAGGGGCGCCGGTCGAAGCCGTGCTCGCCGATCCGCAGGGTGAGGCGGCCCCGCATGCCGGCGATGAGCTCCTCGCGGGTCGCGAAGTAGTGGTGGAGCGCCTGCGGGCGGACGCCGAGCGTGCGCGCGAGGGCGGCGAGCGTGAAGTCGCCGCCGCGCTCGTCGGAGAGCGCGAAGGCCGCCTCGAGGATCCGCTCCCGGCTGAGGAGGGCGCCGCGGGGCCGGCCGGCGGGGCGGCGGGCGGGCTCGGCCTGGCTCATCGGGCCTCCTGCGCGTTGCGCGATTAATTGAATGGGCGTAAATTAATGCTGTTCCGCGGGCGGGACCGGGCGGGAGCCCCGGGATCGCGCCCGCACACCCGTACCGCGGCGGAGGGAGTCTCGCCCATGGCGACAGCCGAGATCATCATAGAGGGCGCGCGCGTGCGCACCCTCGTGGCCGGGGACGAGGATCCCGGCCCCCGCGCGATCGCGCTCGCGGGCGGGAGGGTGCTCGCCGTCGGCGAGCCCGGGGCGATCGCCCGGGCCTTCCGCGGTCCTCGTACGGAGATCCACGACGCCCGGGGCTCCACGGTCACGCCGGGGCTCATCGACGCGCACCTGCATCCCATTCAGGGCGCCGAACTCACGCAGGGCATCGACCTCGGAGGCGTGACGAGCCTCGCGGAGCTCCGGGACGCGCTCGCCGCGGAGGCCGCCCGCGTGCGGCGTGCCGGGGCGGCCGGCTGGGTGCGCGGCTGGAACCTCGACTACGCGGTCTTCGCCGGAGCGCCGCTGCGGGCCGGACTCGTCGACGACGCGCTCGGCGGCGCACCGGCGATGATCTTCTTCTTCGACTTCCACACCGCGCTCGCCTCTTCCGAGGCGCTCAGACTCGCGGGCATCACGGGCGCCAGGCACTTCGACGACAGCTCGGAGATCGTCGTCGACACCGCGGGGGCGCCCACCGGCGAGCTCCGCGAGGACAGCGCCTACCAGCCCGTGCTCGCCCGCATGCCCGAGCTCGGCCGCGCGGAGATCCGCGAGTCCGCGCGCCGGACTCTCGCCGGCATGCGGCGCTCCGGTCTCACGGGAGGCACCATCATGGACGGCGATGCCGCGACGCTCGATCTCCTGGAGGAGCTCGACGGCAGCGGTGACGGGCTCCCGGTCCGCATCGTGAGCGCCATGGACGTGAAGCCCGCGTACACCGCGGACGAGCGCGCGGCGATCCGCGCGCAGCGGGACCGCGCGGGCCGGCGCTGGCGCGGCGGGGTGATCAAGCTCTACGCGGACGGGGTGATCGACACGGGCGCCGGCTGGCTCTACGAGCCCGACGCCGACGGGGACGGACTCGCGGGCTTCTGGGGGGAGCAGGCGGCGTTCGTCGCGGCGGTGCGGGAGTTCGCGGACGCCGGGTTCCAGATCGCCACCCACGCGATCGGCGATCGCGCCGTCGGCGAGACCATCACCGCCTACGAGGGGGCCGGCCGGCCGGGCGCGGGGCGGCCGCCGCACCGGATCGAGCATCTCGAGACCCTCGATCCGCGCGACCTCTCCCGACTCGCGACCACCGGGATCACGGCCTCCATGCAGCTCCCGCACATGCAGTGGCGCATTCCCGACGGCAGCGATGAGTGGGCGAGGCGCCTGGGGCCGCTGCGCGCCTCACGCGCCTGGAACGCCGGATCGGTGCTGCGCGCCGGCGCGCCGCTGGCGCTCGGATCGGACTGGCCGATCGCGGACCTCGACGCGCGCCTCGGCCTCGCCTGGGCGGTGCTGCGGCGTCATCCCGGGAAGCCCGACGGCTTCGTCTTCGAGCCGAGGGAGCGACTCAGCCCCGCCGAGGCGCTCCACGGGTACACCCGCGGCGCCGCGCTCGCGCAGGGCGACGACGACGTCGGCGTGATCCGCGCCGGCGCGCGCGCCGACCTCGCGCTGTGGGCCGAGGATCCCGTGGAGGCGTCCGGCGACGCCCTTGCGGAGCTGCCCGTCGTCGCCACCTATCTCGACGGCCTCCGCGAGACCCACCTCGCGTAACACGACCGGGCGTCGCGGCGCCCGCCCCCAGACCCGGCGCGGCGTCGATGCCGCGCCCCTTCCCGAAAGAACCCCATGATCCAGAACACCGCACTGGCGCTCCTGCCGGTCCTCACCGTGCTCCTCGTCTCGGTGCTCACCAAACGCGCGCTCCTCGGCCTGCTCTCCGGCACCGTCGTCGGGGCGATCCTCATCGGCGGCTGGGGGTTCTTCGACACCCTCGTCGCGACCGCCGGCGCCTCGCTCTCGAACGAGACCGTGCACTGGCTCGTGCTCGTCGTGGTCCTCTTCGGCATCCTCCTCGCCTACTTCAACGTCTCCGGCGCGGTGAGCGATTTCGCGAAGTGGACGGAGCGCTTCGTCACCTCCCGTCGCAAGTCGTTGCTGCTCACCTGGCTGCTCACGATCGCGCTCTTCGTCGACGACTACCTCAATGCGCTGACCGTCGGCACGTCGATGAAGCGCGTCACCGACCGCTACGGCGTGCCCCGCACGCTCGTCGGCTCCATCGTGAAGCTGACCTCGGCGCCCATCGCCGTGGTGCTGCCGTTCTCCACCTGGGCCGTGTTCTTCGCCGCACTGCTCGAGCAGGACGGGGTCACCGCGAACGGATCCGGCTTCGGCGCGTACGTGCAGGGACTGCCCTTCGTCTTCTTCGGCTGGTTCGCGCTCGCCATTGGCCTGCTGCTCGCCCTCGGGGTGCTGCCGCTCGTCGGGCCGCTGCGCCGCGCGCAGGAGCGCGCCGCGCGCACGGGCGACACCCTCCCCGAGGGGCTCTCGGAGGAGGAACGGGCATTCGAGCTCGCCGAGCCCGAGGCCTCCGAGCGCCGGCCGCTGCCCTTCAACTTCCTCATCCCGATCGTCACCCTCGTCGTCGTCACCATCTGCACCGAGGTCGACATCGTCAAGGGCGCGGCCGCGGCGGTGGTCGTCGCGATCGTGCTCTACGTCGCCCAGCGGCGGATGCGGATCCGCGACGTCTTCGAGCAGGCCTTCGAGGGCATCATGAGCATGGGCTACGTCATCGTGCTGTCGGTGCTCGCGTTCATGGTGCAGCAGCTGAATCTCGACCTGCAGCTCGCCGACTGGGTCATTGGCGTCACCGAGCCCGTCATGCACGGTGCGCTGCTTCCCGCCGTCGTCTTCCTGGTCTGCGGCGTCTACGCGTACGCGACCGGATCCTTCTGGGACCTCGCCGCGGTGATCACCCCGGTCGTGCTCCCGCTCGCCATCGCCGTCGGCGTCGATCCGGTGCTCGCGGGCACGGCGGTGTTCTCCGGCGCCGCGCTGGGCTCCACCACCTGCCTGTACGGCGACGGCATCATCCTCGCGTCGAAGTCCGTGGGTGTGAAGCCGCTGCAGCTCATGCTGTCGATCCTCCCCTACGCGGGCCTGGCGGCCGTGCTCACGCTGATCGCCTACCTCGTGACGGGTTTCGCGACGGCCGGCTGACGGCCCGCGGCGCCCGGCGGCTCGCCGAGCGCCGCGGCCGCCTCCTCCGCGATCACGCGGGAGAGGCGGTCGAGCACGGGAGAGTCGAGCTTCCACCGCTGCCAGTAGAGGGGGAGGAGGATCGGCCGGTCGCCGAGGGTGCGCAGCGAGCCGTCCGCGAGACCCGCGGCGCACTGCAGCTCCGGGACCATGCCCCATCCCATGCCGCGAGCGATCGCGTCGGCGAACTCCGCGGAGGAGGGGATGTAGTGCCGCGGCGGATCGATGCTCGCGCGGGTCACCCGGCGCAGGAAGCGCTGCTGGAAGACGTCGTGGCGGTCGAACTCCACGAGCGGGGCGCGGGCGAGCGCGGCGGCGGACACCCCGTCGGGGAAGTGCTCGGCGATGAACGCGGGGCTCGCGACGGCGTGGTACCGGTCCACGCAGACGCGGGTCGAGGTGCAGCCGGGGACGGCCTCGGCCGTCGCGGTCAGCGCGGCCATGGCGGTGCCGCTGCGCAGGCTGTCCGTGGAGATCGTCTCATCGGCCCGGTGCACTTCGAAGTAGGCGCCCGTCTCGCGCGTCGCGCGGGCGAGCGCGGGAACGAACCACGTCGCGAGCGAGTCGGCGTTGACGACGATCGGGATCAGCTCGCCGCCGGCGGGGCCGAGCCCGAGCTCGAGGGCCGTGTCGGCGGCGATCCGCTCGATCTGGCGCGCGGCGCGGAGCACCGTGGCGCCGGCCGCGGTGACCGCCACGGGCCGACTGCGCTGCAGGAGGACCGATCCGGTGCGCTGCTCCATCGCGCGCACGCGCTGGCTCACCGCGGACGGCGTGATGTGCAGGCGCCTGGCCGCGCCCTCGAAGCTGCCCTCCTCGAGGATCGCCGCGAAGGTGGCCAGATGCTCGATCGGGAGGTCCATGAGCGTTATCTTAAGCACTGCTTATGATCCTGAAGAATCTTCACGCACGCTCACGTAGGTTTTGGGCACCGACGTCCGTAACGTCGAAGGCATGATCCTCCCCTTCCTCGTCGGCGCCGGCAGCGGCCTCTCCCTCATCGTCGCCATCGGCGCCCAGAACGCCTTCGTGCTGCGCCAGGGGATCCGCCGCGAGCACGTGCTGCCCGTCGTGCTCATCTGCGGGCTCACCGATGCCCTGCTCGAACTGCTCGGGGTCGCCGGCATCGGTTACGTCGTCGAGCGCGCGCCCGTCGTGCTCGAGATCGTGCGCTGGGGCGGCGTGGTCTTCCTGCTCTGGTACGCCTGGTCGGCCGTGCGGCGCGCGCTGCGCCCCGAGGTGCTCGTCGCCGGGGAGGGCAGCGGCGGCTCGCTCAAGCGCACGATCCTGGCCTGCCTCGCGATCACCTACCTCAACCCGCACGTCTACCTCGACACGATGGTGCTCATGGGCTCGATCGGCAACGCCCAGGGCGATCCCGAGCGCTGGTGGTTCGTCGCGGGCGGCGCGCTCGCGAGCCTCGCCTGGTTCTTCCTGATCGGGTACGGCGCCCGGGCGCTCACCCGCTTCTTCGCGACCCCGCGCTCGTGGCGCATCCTCGACGGGGTCGTCGCGGCGACGATGCTCGTCATCGCCGCGCGCCTCGCCTTCGGCGGCGTCGGGGTGTAGGCGCCCGGGCTCGCGCGGGCACACTCGCCGTCCCCGGAGAGGACCCGGCGTTCACGCGGAGGGCCCGGAATGCATGTAGATGGCCCGGAATACACGTAGATGGCTCGGAATTCACGCGAACAGGGAGTATCCGCGGGAACACCCCCCCGTTCGCGTGTATTCCGCCGGTGCTTGCCGGGCGGGACCGGGAGTTGGATCGCGGGCGCGGGGCAGGGCACCTGCGCGCTCCGCGGATGCCGCGGAAGCGCGCAAGCGAGCGATCCGCGCTCCGCGCGGAGGGGCGCGCCCGCCGGGGTTACCATTTTTCTCATGCCTTTGAACGACGAAGACCGCAGATTCCTCGACCTCGCCATCGACCAGGCGCGGATCGGCTGGGAGGAGGGCGGCGTGCCCATCGGGGCCGCGCTCGTGCACCACGGCGCCGACGGGCCCGAGGTGCTCGCGGTCGGCCGCAACCGCCGGGTGCAGATGGGCAGCGTGATCCGCCATGGCGAGACCGACTGCCTCGAGAACGCCGGTCGCCTGCCGGCGAGCGTCTACCGCGAGTGCACGCTCTACACGACGCTCTCGCCCTGCACCATGTGCGCCGGGACCGCGATCCTGTACGAGATCCCCCGCATCGTGATCGGCGAGAACCGCAGCTTCGAGGCCTCGGAGGACTGGCTGCGCAGCCGCGGCGCCGAGCTCGTGCACGCCGACGACGCCGCGTGCCGGGAACTCATGGACCGCATGATGCGCGAGCGGCCCGAGATCTGGGCCGAGGACATCGGCGTGGACGCGAGCGAGCTCGCCGCCGAGCCGGCCGCAGCCGCACCAGCCGGCGCCGAACGCGCCGGATCCGCGCCGACGGGGGCCGATCCCGCCGGAGCCGGCGCGTGAGCGCCGCGTCGCCCGCGCGCGACGCCGATCCCGCAGCCGGGTCCCCCGTGCCGGGGGAGGTCATCGATCCCGACTACCCGGTGACGCCCGTCCCGACGCACGCGCGCAAGGGGTTCTTCTCCCTCATGGTCGTGCTGCTCGGCTTCACGGTCTTCACGCCGACCATGCTCGCGGGCGCGTCGCTGGGCAAGGCCTTCGGGCTGCGCGACCTGCTCGTGGTCATCGCGCTCGGCTCCCTCGTGCTCGGCGCCTACGTCGCCGTGCTCGGGTGGATCGGCGCGCGCACCGGGCTGACCACGGTGGTGATGGCCCGCTACACCCTCGGCACCCGCGGGTCGAAGCTCGCGTCGATCCTTCTCGGCGGCACCCAGATCGGGTGGTACGGTGTGGTCATCGGAACGATCGGCGACCTCACCGCGCAGGCGTTCGGCTGGGAGGGCTTCGCCGCGCGCGCCGGGGTGATGGTCGTCGTGAGCGCGCTGATGTGCGCGACCGCCGTGTACGGCTATCGCGGCATGTACTGGGTGTCGCTGATCTCGACGCCGCTGATCCTCATCCTCGCGTTCTGGGTGATGTTCCGCTCGCTCGAGGAGGTCGGCGGCTGGGCGGGCCTCGCCGCGGTGCATCCCGACGCGACCATGACGACGGCCGTCGCCGTGACCGCGGTCGTCGGCACCTTCGTGTCCGCGGGAACGCAGGCGCCCAACTGGACCCGCTTCGGCCGCACGGGCCGCCAGGCCGTGCTCGCCTGCGTCGTCGGATTCCTCATCGGCAACGGCCTCATGATCTTCTTCGGCGCCATCGGCGCGATCACCTTCGGCGAGGGCGACTTCGTGCTGGTGCTCTTCCAGCTCGGACTGGTCGGCTGGGGGCTCTTCCTGCTCTTCGGCAATCTCTGGAAATCGAACGC from Leucobacter allii carries:
- a CDS encoding cyclase family protein, giving the protein MTLIQPLLHAIGTGALRVVDLTNRLQASTPALRLPEPFANLIDFSLETVSAYDEPGPFWKHANIHTGEHIGTHLDAPVHWISGRDGHDVSEIPPARLIGPAAVLDCTAEAAADADFLLDIPHIEAWEAEHGPFEPGTWLLVRSGWDAFSDSQEAFLNADETGSHTPGFTAECAAWLAGRPEISGVGVETVGIDAGRGGELDPPFPVHYHLLGADKYGVTSLQNLALLPATGAAIVVAPLPIVGGTGSPARVFALVEAGTE
- a CDS encoding TetR/AcrR family transcriptional regulator, whose protein sequence is MSQAEPARRPAGRPRGALLSRERILEAAFALSDERGGDFTLAALARTLGVRPQALHHYFATREELIAGMRGRLTLRIGEHGFDRRPWHEAILAWARAYRDTLGRHPGLIAALATLPVAGEPESMADYERIAAAFRRDGYPDHLVVPALVAVESFVIGSALDAATPPDNLRPTDPPRAPHLAAVEAAAREHAEREGRSVTETTFEFGLTALVAGLRRAEEG
- a CDS encoding LysR family transcriptional regulator ArgP, producing the protein MDLPIEHLATFAAILEEGSFEGAARRLHITPSAVSQRVRAMEQRTGSVLLQRSRPVAVTAAGATVLRAARQIERIAADTALELGLGPAGGELIPIVVNADSLATWFVPALARATRETGAYFEVHRADETISTDSLRSGTAMAALTATAEAVPGCTSTRVCVDRYHAVASPAFIAEHFPDGVSAAALARAPLVEFDRHDVFQQRFLRRVTRASIDPPRHYIPSSAEFADAIARGMGWGMVPELQCAAGLADGSLRTLGDRPILLPLYWQRWKLDSPVLDRLSRVIAEEAAAALGEPPGAAGRQPAVAKPVTR
- a CDS encoding amidohydrolase, producing the protein MATAEIIIEGARVRTLVAGDEDPGPRAIALAGGRVLAVGEPGAIARAFRGPRTEIHDARGSTVTPGLIDAHLHPIQGAELTQGIDLGGVTSLAELRDALAAEAARVRRAGAAGWVRGWNLDYAVFAGAPLRAGLVDDALGGAPAMIFFFDFHTALASSEALRLAGITGARHFDDSSEIVVDTAGAPTGELREDSAYQPVLARMPELGRAEIRESARRTLAGMRRSGLTGGTIMDGDAATLDLLEELDGSGDGLPVRIVSAMDVKPAYTADERAAIRAQRDRAGRRWRGGVIKLYADGVIDTGAGWLYEPDADGDGLAGFWGEQAAFVAAVREFADAGFQIATHAIGDRAVGETITAYEGAGRPGAGRPPHRIEHLETLDPRDLSRLATTGITASMQLPHMQWRIPDGSDEWARRLGPLRASRAWNAGSVLRAGAPLALGSDWPIADLDARLGLAWAVLRRHPGKPDGFVFEPRERLSPAEALHGYTRGAALAQGDDDVGVIRAGARADLALWAEDPVEASGDALAELPVVATYLDGLRETHLA
- a CDS encoding nucleoside deaminase encodes the protein MPLNDEDRRFLDLAIDQARIGWEEGGVPIGAALVHHGADGPEVLAVGRNRRVQMGSVIRHGETDCLENAGRLPASVYRECTLYTTLSPCTMCAGTAILYEIPRIVIGENRSFEASEDWLRSRGAELVHADDAACRELMDRMMRERPEIWAEDIGVDASELAAEPAAAAPAGAERAGSAPTGADPAGAGA
- a CDS encoding LysE/ArgO family amino acid transporter — protein: MILPFLVGAGSGLSLIVAIGAQNAFVLRQGIRREHVLPVVLICGLTDALLELLGVAGIGYVVERAPVVLEIVRWGGVVFLLWYAWSAVRRALRPEVLVAGEGSGGSLKRTILACLAITYLNPHVYLDTMVLMGSIGNAQGDPERWWFVAGGALASLAWFFLIGYGARALTRFFATPRSWRILDGVVAATMLVIAARLAFGGVGV
- the codB gene encoding cytosine permease — translated: MSAASPARDADPAAGSPVPGEVIDPDYPVTPVPTHARKGFFSLMVVLLGFTVFTPTMLAGASLGKAFGLRDLLVVIALGSLVLGAYVAVLGWIGARTGLTTVVMARYTLGTRGSKLASILLGGTQIGWYGVVIGTIGDLTAQAFGWEGFAARAGVMVVVSALMCATAVYGYRGMYWVSLISTPLILILAFWVMFRSLEEVGGWAGLAAVHPDATMTTAVAVTAVVGTFVSAGTQAPNWTRFGRTGRQAVLACVVGFLIGNGLMIFFGAIGAITFGEGDFVLVLFQLGLVGWGLFLLFGNLWKSNADAAYSFGVAGAELFERPSKTRFVIIGSVIGTALALLGVNEHLPQYLGLLGTFIPPLGGIIIGDYLARWRRTQMPEGEALPKVNWVLLGVYAGSCALAWLAGEFGIGIPPVIGIVAALVLSVACARLSPRRGA
- a CDS encoding Na+/H+ antiporter NhaC family protein; this translates as MIQNTALALLPVLTVLLVSVLTKRALLGLLSGTVVGAILIGGWGFFDTLVATAGASLSNETVHWLVLVVVLFGILLAYFNVSGAVSDFAKWTERFVTSRRKSLLLTWLLTIALFVDDYLNALTVGTSMKRVTDRYGVPRTLVGSIVKLTSAPIAVVLPFSTWAVFFAALLEQDGVTANGSGFGAYVQGLPFVFFGWFALAIGLLLALGVLPLVGPLRRAQERAARTGDTLPEGLSEEERAFELAEPEASERRPLPFNFLIPIVTLVVVTICTEVDIVKGAAAAVVVAIVLYVAQRRMRIRDVFEQAFEGIMSMGYVIVLSVLAFMVQQLNLDLQLADWVIGVTEPVMHGALLPAVVFLVCGVYAYATGSFWDLAAVITPVVLPLAIAVGVDPVLAGTAVFSGAALGSTTCLYGDGIILASKSVGVKPLQLMLSILPYAGLAAVLTLIAYLVTGFATAG
- a CDS encoding thiamine pyrophosphate-binding protein, with the translated sequence MSVAGGSAAAGTAVRDRPAAPATVAELVGRALAALGAGHCFGVVGSGNFVVTNALRAAGVPFTATRHEGGAATMADAFARMSGTVALVSVHQGCGLTNAATGIGEAAKSRTPVVVLAAEATAASVASNFSMDQPGLARAVTAESLRVHSAASALDDTVRAFRTARDERRTVVLQLPLDVQSQLATPASLRALERLVVPSPPAPPRAGDDAVAALAELLARAERPVIVAGRGAQSAGPQLRALAEASGALLATSAVANGLFAGDPFALGISGGFASPLAAELIGDADLLLGVGCALNMWTTRHGRLIGPEARVAQIDLSSAALGAQRPIDLGVVGDAAATATAVLAELVRRGGAPRAGRRTPELAARIAREGHWSQLPLDPPDLGSPASGDAGSAGDTGSAGDAGRIDPRVLTRELDRILPTERIVSVDSGNFMGYPSAYLRVPDEFGFCFTQAFQSIGLGLATAIGAALARPDRLPVLGTGDGGFLMAVAELETAVRLELPLLVVVYDDDAYGAEVHHFGGDPADAPDLGAVVFPRADIAAIARGFGAEGVTVREPGGLEAVADWLDRGPRRPLVVDARIASDGGAWWLAEAFRGH